Part of the Listeria innocua genome is shown below.
TTTTGGGGAAGAACATAAGGAATGATATAGTGACAATTGTTTGTTAGTGAGTATAAGAGGGAAAAAGGTAGATTGAATGATAAGGATTTGTAAAAAAATGTATAGAGGGGGAGTCAGTGTGGGTTCAGCTTTTTCAGCTATTTTGTCACCGGCAGTAGGTATTTTAATTAGTCCATTTCCAATTGTAGGGCTTATTTTGATTTTACTGAGCAACAAGGCACGGATTAACAGTATTTTTTATACGGTTGGTTGGATTGTTGGGAATATTGCTATTTTCTTTATTGGATTATTTTTAATGAGTTCGGCGGTTAGTTCGTCCGGAGATCAGTCAACCTTGGTCAAAGTGGTACTTATTGTGTTAGGGGTTTTACTTATTTTGCTCGGTGCGCATGATTTTACGAAACGTCCAAAAAACGGGGAGAAAGCTGCAACACCAAAATGGTTTGAAAAAATGAGCAATATTAAACCAGTTGGCGCGATGATTTTTGCTTTCTTATTATCTGCGGTGAATCCTAAGAATATGTTGCTTTCTCTGACTGCGGGTGTTAGTGTTGGTGCGCTGAATTTAACTGGCGGGCAAGAAACAACGGCAACTATTATTTTTGGAATTATCGCTTGTTGTTCGATTTACATCCCAACGATTGCTTTCTTACTGGCTGGGAATCGACTTAACAACGCATTAGATAGTACGCGTAAATGGCTTATCCAAAACAATTCCGTGATCATGGCTGTACTGTTCTTGTTTATCGGTCTAAGTGTTATTAGTAAGGCATTTTAAATGATAAAAGGGCTACTTGTTCTCAAGGATTAGTAGCTTTTTTTTATTTAAAAATGCAGACTGTTCACATAATGTCTACATACTATGAAAACGTTTTATGCTAATATGGCTTCACTTGTTCATTTAAAATTGAATAAGAATACTTACAACAAAAAGGATGGGTTTCATGTTTGACAAACTAATGGGAAAAGCAGCAATTGTTACCGAATCATCTTATGGCATAGAACGATTTTTAGAAGATGATGAAAAGATTATTCAAATTTTTAAATTTATAAGAGATGAAGTTATTATTACTTCAAAAGGGATTTTTAATGTGGATGCTCAAGGGATAACTGGTAAGAAAGTAGAATTCAAGTTTTTCCCGAAGAAGGCATTAAAGTATGTTTCGATCGAGACGGCGGGAACTTTAGACCGTGACTTTGACTTGAAAATTGGTGTTGATGGCAATACGGTCGTGACACAAAACACCTCTTTTTCCGCGCCAATCGCCTTAAAAGTGCATAAAAATGATACAGAAATGGGATTTGCGCTTTATAAAATGATTAAAGAAATGTTATAAGTGAAAGAGAAGACGATATTCGTCTTCTCTTTTTTATGCCCATTCTAGTGTTGCAGTCACAGGGAAATGGTCAGAAGCAGAACAGCCATCTACTTGATCCGTGATAGTTTTGTAAGAGTGTACGCGGAACTCTTTAGACACGAAGATGTAATCAATTTTTTCTAATTCGTTTTCAGGTCGAAGTGGTTGGAAGTCATGAAAACTACCAATTGGACCTTTTATAGGAGTTTGAGAAATCAACTGCGCATCCTGATATTTTTTGGTTATGTAGTTATACGTTGGTGTTTCTGGTTCTGTATTGAAATCTCCTAGTAAAATCACTGGTAAATTCTCTGCAATCAGACCGGCTTTTTGAAGTAAAAGCTGGCTTGCAAATAGACGAGCTTCCTCCGAGACGTGATCCAAATGCGTATTGAAGATATAGAACTGTCTTCCATCAGTCGAATCCTCTAGTTTTCCCCAAACGCAAATTCGTGGAAACATCGCTGTTGAGTGAATAGAAGGGACATCTGGCGTTTCTGAAAGCCAAAAATGCCCTTCTTGCAGTAATCTAAAACGAGTAGAATTATAAAAAACAGCCGTAAATTCTCCTTTTTCAAAACCATCATCTCGTCCTACCCCGAAATAATCCCAATCTAGCATTTCTTTCATGTCGCGCATTTGTGGCAGAAGAGGTTCCTCCACCCCCATGAAATCCCATTGATATTTATCAAGTAATGATTTTGTTAGTGTTTTACGCAATTCCCAGCTCTTTTTCCGCTCAGAAGTATCATCAAAACGAATGTTAAAAGTAGTTACACTGAACATTTTTCCACATCCTTCTTTTCATTGGAATGTTTACAAAGAGAGTTTAGCATATTTATGAAAGCGTTTCACTTATTTGAGGTTTTATGTAGTATATATTCGACATTTTTTCAAAAAAATAAAAGTCATTGTATTGTTATGAAAAGGGAGTGTCACTATGTTGCGAAAAGGTAGTTGGTTGCTCATATTATTATTGATAGTATTAGTGGCATTATCAGCTTGCGAAGATAGGGAGAAAGGAGACGCTCATAATGTCTCGGCTAAAAGGGAAAAGCAGATTTTCTCTTCAAAAGATACTAAAAAGGGATGGCTAGAGCTCATTGCAGCAGATGAAATTTCAAGTCAAGATGATTCTCCTTGTATTTATAAAGCGGGGGAATCTGTAGAAAAATTGGAAGTGCATATGAAAGAATTAAGTACGGCGAGTTTGACCTATATTTACATTGACGGCTACATCGTACAAATGGAACAAGGCGGCGAGCTCTCTTTTCAAATTCAATTAAGTAAAACAGAATTAAAAAAAGGATTTCATGAATTAACGGCTGTTCAATATCAGGAAAATAACCCTGAAACTAAAAAAGTAGAGTTATTAAAACGCGCTAAGTATGAAGTAAAATAAAAAGATTAACGAATGATTTAGAACGATATTTTTAAAGAGAATGTGAAAAATGACATTCTTTTTTTGTGCTATTAATACTTAGGAAAAGGAAAATGACGATATTGTAAGTAGCTTTTCATCTTTAAAAGA
Proteins encoded:
- a CDS encoding superoxide dismutase, whose protein sequence is MRKGSWLLILLLIVLVALSACEDREKGDAHNVSAKREKQIFSSKDTKKGWLELIAADEISSQDDSPCIYKAGESVEKLEVHMKELSTASLTYIYIDGYIVQMEQGGELSFQIQLSKTELKKGFHELTAVQYQENNPETKKVELLKRAKYEVK
- a CDS encoding PH domain-containing protein produces the protein MFDKLMGKAAIVTESSYGIERFLEDDEKIIQIFKFIRDEVIITSKGIFNVDAQGITGKKVEFKFFPKKALKYVSIETAGTLDRDFDLKIGVDGNTVVTQNTSFSAPIALKVHKNDTEMGFALYKMIKEML
- a CDS encoding endonuclease/exonuclease/phosphatase family protein, whose translation is MFSVTTFNIRFDDTSERKKSWELRKTLTKSLLDKYQWDFMGVEEPLLPQMRDMKEMLDWDYFGVGRDDGFEKGEFTAVFYNSTRFRLLQEGHFWLSETPDVPSIHSTAMFPRICVWGKLEDSTDGRQFYIFNTHLDHVSEEARLFASQLLLQKAGLIAENLPVILLGDFNTEPETPTYNYITKKYQDAQLISQTPIKGPIGSFHDFQPLRPENELEKIDYIFVSKEFRVHSYKTITDQVDGCSASDHFPVTATLEWA
- a CDS encoding GAP family protein, with amino-acid sequence MGSAFSAILSPAVGILISPFPIVGLILILLSNKARINSIFYTVGWIVGNIAIFFIGLFLMSSAVSSSGDQSTLVKVVLIVLGVLLILLGAHDFTKRPKNGEKAATPKWFEKMSNIKPVGAMIFAFLLSAVNPKNMLLSLTAGVSVGALNLTGGQETTATIIFGIIACCSIYIPTIAFLLAGNRLNNALDSTRKWLIQNNSVIMAVLFLFIGLSVISKAF